A window of Choristoneura fumiferana chromosome 8, NRCan_CFum_1, whole genome shotgun sequence contains these coding sequences:
- the LOC141430662 gene encoding peptide transporter family 1-like — translation MSDANKEDSECDTKPPVNNRFPRIVVIIMLAEFCERLSYSGMRAFLTLYLRSKLGYSDDGATETYHAFSTFVYLFPIIGGILADNYLGKFRTILYMMFVYAAGNLLVAITAIPPLGLPGRLCTIIGLLLITIGTGGIKPCVTAFGGDQFDLPRQEKHLAIYFSVLYFNSCTGALIAKTVSPILRSEVSCFGDKDCYSLAFGAPGLVVLCSIVIFVSAKSRYIMKKPEGNVVVDFIKCVTLGLKNLVLRRKKDKNSHWLDTTQHQYDKRFIRDIKKTLSILMLFTVLPVFWALLDQMGSRWTLQATKMNGKLGFLTVKPDQLQVMAPIFILILIPISQKYVYPFCEKRNILVNPLHKLTLGGILAGLAFIVSGLVEIYLKTTYPQLPTVGLAQLRIFNGNPCNVAIHNDNITYTIPAHSHYVKKDFRVHGRDNIAFELSGGCITPRNEVFPLAEERANSYFLDGDEVHGFFDNLDKSKSGLPVVRFLVTRRINATDIKFYNEKRSEIETYINVGVSSQIEVFSSSYSVWVDDEMVMSDVVMSGGGVFTVLIDKVGDEYKSEVMVMTAPNSITMAWLLPQFLIISIAEVLFGVTGNEFAFKEAPDSMKAVMTAIWLLTEAVGNIIIIIVTRIFVNYKQETQFFVYTGLMFSSILLFHFMARGYHFGPLEEEELPQKKCRSNSEVLYLQVKQAEDLLDH, via the exons ATGAGCGACGCGAACAAAGAAGATTCGGAATGTGATACAAAACCACCG GTCAATAACCGGTTTCCTCGAATTGTAGTTATTATAATGCTCGCCGAGTTTTGCGAGCGACTTTCTTACTCTGGCATGCGAG CATTCTTGACATTATACCTAAGAAGTAAATTGGGATATTCAGATGATGGAGCTACTGAAACGTATCATGCGTTTTCTACTTTCGTATATCTGTTTCCAATTATTGGTGGAATACTTGCCGACAATTACCTCGGAAAATTCAG AACAATTTTGTACATGATGTTTGTGTATGCAGCTGGAAATTTATTGGTTGCTATAACAGCTATTCCCCCGTTAGGACTTCCTGGGCG ATTATGCACCATAATCGGTCTCCTTTTAATAACAATCGGCACTGGAGGCATAAAGCCTTGTGTCACGGCTTTCGGCGGCGATCAGTTCGACCTCCCCCGCCAGGAAAAACACCTGGCTATATACTTCAGCGTGTTATACTTCAACTCGTGCACAGGGGCTCTGATTGCGAAGACTGTGTCGCCTATACTCCGGTCTGAGGTGTCATGCTTCGGGGATAAAGATTGCTATTCGCTGGCGTTCGGCGCGCCAGGATTGGTCGTATTGTGTTCTATAG TTATATTCGTGAGTGCGAAAAGCCGATATATCATGAAAAAGCCCGAAGGAAATGTGGTCGTCGACTTCATAAAATGTGTCACT TTAGGGTTGAAAAACCTTGTACTAAGGAGGAAGAAGGACAAAAACTCCCATTGGCTGGACACAACGCAGCATCAATACGACAAACGGTTCATCAGAGACATCAAGAAGACCCTCTCCATATTGATGCTATTCACTGTCCTGCCGGTCTTCTGGGCTCTACTGGATCAGATG GGTTCTCGGTGGACGTTGCAAGCGACTAAGATGAACGGCAAACTCGGTTTCCTCACCGTTAAACCGGACCAGCTCCAAGTCATGGCGCCAATTTtcattctaattttaataccaATTTCTCAAAAG TATGTCTATCCGTTTTGTGAGAAACGCAATATACTAGTGAACCCCCTTCACAAGCTGACTCTGGGTGGAATTTTGGCCGGCCTTGCGTTCATAGTGTCAGGCCTCGTGGAGATTTACTTAAAG ACAACGTACCCTCAACTACCGACAGTGGGACTAGCACAATTGAGAATTTTTAACGGCAACCCATGCAACGTAGCAATACACAACGATAATATCACTTATACCATACCAGCCCATTCACATTACGTTAAAAAAGACTTTAGAGTTCATGGACGTGACAATATCGCGTTTGAGCTTAGTGGAGGATGTATCACACCGAGAAATGAGGTCTTTCCGCTAGCAGAGGAGAGAGCGAATTCTTATTTCCTAGATGGAGATGAAGTGCATGGATTTTTCGATAATTTGGATAAGAGTAAATCTGGATTGCCCGTGGTGag ATTTCTGGTCACCAGACGGATAAATGCAACGGATATAAAGTTCTACAACGAAAAGCGGAGTGAGATAGAAACCTACATAAATGTAGGAGTGTCATCCCAAATAGAAGTGTTCAGTTCGTCTTACTCTGTGTGGGTGGATGATGAAATGGTGATGAGCGACGTCGTTATGAGCGGCGGAGGGGTGTTTACAGTGTTGATTGATAAAGTGGGTGATGAATAT AAATCCGAGGTGATGGTCATGACAGCTCCAAATTCCATCACAATGGCGTGGCTACTACCACAGTTCCTGATCATTTCCATAGCTGAG GTTCTGTTTGGCGTGACTGGCAACGAGTTCGCGTTCAAAGAAGCACCCGACAGCATGAAGGCAGTGATGACAGCTATTTGGTTACTGACGGAAGCCGTGggaaacatcatcatcatcatcgtcacacGCATCTTCGTCAACTATAAACAA GAGACCCAATTCTTCGTGTACACAGGCCTCATGTTCTCATCCATATTGCTGTTCCACTTCATGGCCCGAGGGTATCACTTCGGGCCTCTCGAGGAGGAGGAGCTTCCTCAGAAAAAGTGCAGAAGCAACAGCGAAGTACTTTACCTGCAGGTGAAACAGGCTGAAGACTTATTAGACCATTAG